A single genomic interval of Terriglobus albidus harbors:
- the aceE gene encoding pyruvate dehydrogenase (acetyl-transferring), homodimeric type translates to MSTKLDNPPATANPDFLAEVSEWIEAFDELVVAEGHEPAAELLSALKQRAAEAGVAATGELTTPYRNTIHAHDEVPYPGDRNQERRVEALIRWNAMAMVHGQNKKDAGIGGHISTYSSLCTLLEVGYNHFFRGKYGDQPGDFIYFQGHASPGVYARAFLEGRLSEDHLKNFRHELRSKPGLSSYPHPWLMPEFWNFPTVSMGIGPLNAIYQARFMRYLENRNLIQKTGRKVWAFVGDGESDEVDTLGAIGLASREKLDNLIFVVNCNLQRLDGPVRGNKRIIDELEGVFRGAGWNVIKVVWGADWDELFARDYKGLLLKRMEECVDGDFQTFKAKGGAYLRQHFFGKYPELLEMVADKTDEQLARLHRGGHDPAKIFNAYKRATEYTGGPTVILAKTVKGYGLGTTEARNASHQEKKLTDEGLAAFVKRFDIPVSEQTAKDAGLYHPGQDAPEIQYLQARRKELGGYLPVREVPALNFKAPGLDFFKEWMAGSKGREVSTTMGFVSMLRSLLKEPNFGKYVVPIVPDEGRTFGLESVIKQVGIYACEGQKYTPHDADMLLSYREEKDGQILEEGITEAGSMASFTAAGTAYSNYGIPSIPFYMYYSMFGFQRVGDMAWAFADSRGKGFLMGGTAGRTTMLGEGLQHQDGHSPVLASTVPTCLSYDPAFLFEMAVVIQDGLKRMYEQGENVFYYITMYNEDYVQPEAPANLDVNGILKGLYLYKPAAGEATVQLFGSGTILNEVVKAQQILADEYKIQASVWSVPSYTELRRDALAIERWNRLHPAEPEKKPYLLEALGNAQGPVIAASDYMKVMPDALAPWLGQRLVALGTDGFGRSDNREYLRAHFEIGAKDIVAAALSKLVRDGKVKAKTALKAFADLGINTEKKDAARA, encoded by the coding sequence ATGTCCACGAAGCTCGATAACCCTCCGGCGACCGCCAACCCGGATTTCCTGGCTGAAGTCTCCGAGTGGATTGAAGCATTTGACGAGCTCGTCGTCGCCGAAGGCCACGAACCCGCCGCTGAGCTGCTGTCTGCGCTGAAACAGCGCGCTGCCGAAGCCGGCGTGGCCGCTACCGGCGAACTGACGACCCCATATCGCAACACCATCCATGCCCATGATGAGGTTCCTTATCCCGGCGATCGCAATCAGGAGCGCCGCGTCGAGGCCCTGATCCGCTGGAACGCCATGGCCATGGTGCACGGCCAGAACAAGAAGGATGCCGGCATCGGCGGTCATATTTCGACCTACTCGTCGCTGTGCACCCTGCTTGAAGTTGGTTATAACCACTTCTTCCGCGGCAAGTACGGCGACCAGCCCGGCGATTTCATCTACTTCCAGGGCCATGCCTCGCCCGGTGTCTACGCCCGCGCCTTCCTTGAAGGGCGCCTGAGTGAAGACCACCTGAAGAACTTCCGTCACGAGCTCCGTTCTAAGCCCGGCCTGTCGTCCTATCCCCACCCTTGGCTGATGCCGGAATTCTGGAACTTCCCCACCGTTTCCATGGGCATCGGCCCGCTGAATGCGATTTACCAGGCACGCTTCATGCGTTACCTGGAGAACCGAAATCTGATCCAGAAGACCGGCCGCAAGGTCTGGGCCTTCGTCGGCGACGGCGAGTCGGACGAAGTGGATACCCTGGGCGCGATCGGTCTTGCTTCGCGTGAGAAGCTCGACAACCTGATCTTCGTCGTCAACTGCAACCTGCAGCGCCTGGACGGTCCGGTCCGCGGCAACAAGCGCATTATCGACGAGTTGGAAGGCGTCTTCCGTGGCGCCGGCTGGAATGTCATCAAAGTGGTCTGGGGCGCGGACTGGGATGAGCTCTTTGCCCGTGACTACAAGGGCCTGTTGCTCAAACGCATGGAAGAGTGTGTCGACGGCGATTTCCAGACGTTCAAGGCCAAAGGCGGCGCCTACCTTCGTCAGCACTTCTTCGGTAAATATCCGGAGCTTCTGGAGATGGTCGCCGACAAGACGGACGAGCAGCTTGCTCGCCTGCACCGCGGCGGCCACGACCCCGCCAAGATCTTCAACGCCTACAAGCGTGCGACCGAATACACCGGCGGCCCGACCGTCATCCTGGCCAAGACTGTCAAAGGTTATGGCCTGGGAACGACGGAGGCTCGTAACGCCAGCCACCAGGAGAAGAAGCTTACCGACGAGGGGCTGGCGGCATTCGTCAAACGTTTCGACATTCCCGTGTCAGAGCAGACTGCTAAGGATGCCGGTCTCTATCACCCTGGACAGGATGCTCCCGAGATCCAGTACCTGCAGGCTCGCCGTAAAGAACTTGGCGGTTACCTGCCGGTTCGCGAAGTCCCCGCGTTGAACTTCAAGGCGCCGGGGCTCGACTTCTTCAAGGAGTGGATGGCCGGCAGCAAGGGCCGCGAAGTCTCCACCACCATGGGCTTCGTCTCCATGCTCCGCTCTCTGCTCAAGGAGCCGAACTTCGGCAAGTATGTTGTGCCGATCGTTCCTGACGAGGGCCGCACCTTCGGTCTTGAGTCTGTGATCAAGCAGGTCGGCATCTATGCCTGCGAAGGTCAGAAGTACACGCCGCACGATGCCGACATGCTTCTGAGCTATCGCGAAGAGAAGGATGGCCAGATCCTTGAGGAAGGCATCACCGAGGCAGGTTCAATGGCCAGCTTCACCGCTGCGGGAACTGCCTACTCCAACTACGGCATTCCTTCGATCCCGTTCTACATGTACTACTCGATGTTCGGCTTCCAGCGCGTCGGAGACATGGCCTGGGCATTTGCGGATTCTCGCGGAAAAGGCTTCCTGATGGGCGGGACAGCTGGACGCACCACCATGCTGGGCGAAGGCCTGCAGCACCAGGACGGCCACTCGCCTGTACTGGCAAGCACCGTTCCAACCTGCCTGAGCTACGATCCTGCCTTCCTCTTCGAAATGGCAGTCGTCATTCAGGATGGCCTGAAGCGGATGTACGAACAGGGTGAGAACGTCTTCTACTACATCACCATGTACAACGAGGACTACGTTCAGCCTGAGGCGCCGGCGAATCTGGACGTCAACGGTATTCTCAAGGGTCTGTACCTTTACAAGCCTGCTGCCGGTGAAGCGACGGTGCAGCTCTTCGGCTCGGGCACCATCCTGAACGAGGTGGTCAAGGCGCAGCAGATTCTGGCCGACGAGTACAAGATCCAGGCAAGCGTATGGTCCGTCCCCAGCTACACCGAGCTCCGCCGCGACGCACTTGCGATTGAGCGGTGGAATCGCCTGCACCCCGCAGAGCCGGAGAAGAAGCCGTATCTGCTGGAGGCTCTCGGCAACGCTCAGGGGCCGGTCATCGCGGCCTCGGACTACATGAAGGTCATGCCGGATGCTCTGGCTCCGTGGCTCGGCCAGCGTCTGGTCGCGCTCGGTACAGACGGCTTTGGCCGCTCTGACAACCGTGAGTACCTGCGTGCGCACTTCGAGATTGGCGCCAAGGATATCGTCGCAGCCGCGCTCTCCAAGCTGGTTCGCGACGGTAAGGTGAAAGCCAAAACCGCGCTCAAGGCGTTTGCAGACCTCGGCATCAACACCGAGAAGAAGGACGCTGCCCGCGCCTGA
- a CDS encoding capsule assembly Wzi family protein produces the protein MRRFPTALSLAFGFVFLYSASAQQNDSAQQNLPAQQPGYNQQQQTNPPALPPYNPDQKQPPTLPKPQPVPPPVVAPQPTEQHPFTARNQYGPPATIRKIDFLGSVYIPVDSWIYPAMLRLHAYGYLNTAFISMRPWTRRSAINMLVDSEQDIRASDNEEAKAILDSLLHEFDAELAANFDGIGAVNGLYSAYTRLGYISGPVLRDSFHLGQTVSNDYGRPYQNGFNNITGFSTVNEIGRLSLSVRGEYQHAPSADGYSYALAQQLAAVDRISYDGFNRPQSTIPEGPIAATNTFRIQEANLSFHLAKHEFSLGKSDAWNGPGVGGAFSWTNNAENIYSFRINRVEPMYIPFIRNVLGPVRYDIFVGSLKGHTYPNSPWVHSTTFSFAPTKNFQFGFSRTAIWGGKGHTPITFHTFLKSFFHFQDTNGSEKFSRSDPGARFSMFTASWRLPIPKHLVTFYLDSMVHDDVTPISAPHRASFRPGLYLAQLPYLPKLDLRLEGVNTDPPVVNSGNGEFMYYEVVQRQGYTNKGFIMGDSIGREAKGGQAWLTWHFSGNEWLQLQYLNKKTAKDFVPGGTTQNQFSVNLVKRFAKEVELNATLQHEIWKAPIYKQGQQNNTLVQFQLTWYPRLRQGLGMH, from the coding sequence ATGCGCCGCTTCCCTACAGCACTCTCCCTCGCTTTCGGTTTCGTCTTTTTATATTCCGCCAGTGCGCAGCAGAACGATTCGGCGCAGCAGAACCTTCCTGCGCAACAACCCGGTTATAACCAGCAACAGCAGACCAATCCCCCGGCTCTGCCTCCTTACAATCCGGACCAGAAGCAGCCTCCGACCCTGCCGAAGCCGCAACCCGTACCTCCTCCAGTCGTTGCACCGCAGCCGACAGAGCAACATCCATTCACGGCGCGCAACCAGTACGGGCCGCCAGCAACGATCCGCAAAATAGACTTCCTGGGGTCTGTCTATATACCCGTCGATAGCTGGATCTATCCAGCCATGCTGCGTCTGCATGCCTACGGATATCTCAACACGGCTTTCATCAGCATGCGGCCCTGGACCCGGCGTAGCGCCATCAATATGCTGGTGGACTCAGAGCAGGACATTCGCGCCAGCGATAATGAAGAAGCGAAGGCTATTCTTGATTCGCTGCTTCATGAGTTCGATGCGGAACTAGCCGCGAACTTTGATGGCATTGGCGCAGTGAACGGACTTTATTCGGCGTACACCCGCCTCGGTTATATCTCCGGACCTGTGCTCCGCGATAGTTTTCACCTGGGGCAGACTGTCAGCAATGACTATGGGCGCCCGTATCAGAACGGCTTCAATAACATCACTGGGTTCTCTACCGTCAATGAGATCGGACGGCTCTCATTGTCAGTTCGTGGAGAGTACCAGCATGCGCCTTCGGCCGATGGATACAGTTACGCACTTGCGCAACAACTGGCGGCAGTCGACAGAATTTCTTACGACGGGTTCAATCGCCCCCAAAGCACGATTCCTGAAGGTCCTATTGCAGCAACGAATACGTTTCGGATCCAGGAAGCAAATCTCTCATTTCACCTTGCCAAGCACGAGTTCTCACTCGGAAAGTCCGATGCCTGGAATGGTCCTGGCGTGGGAGGTGCCTTCTCCTGGACCAACAATGCCGAGAATATTTATTCGTTCCGCATCAACCGAGTCGAACCCATGTACATTCCGTTCATCCGTAATGTCCTGGGACCTGTTCGCTATGACATCTTTGTCGGCAGCCTGAAGGGACACACGTATCCGAATTCTCCGTGGGTACATTCCACTACGTTTAGCTTCGCACCTACGAAGAACTTCCAGTTTGGATTTTCCCGTACCGCGATCTGGGGCGGTAAGGGGCATACGCCGATCACCTTCCACACGTTCCTGAAGAGCTTCTTCCACTTCCAGGATACGAATGGGTCTGAAAAATTCTCCCGCTCCGACCCGGGAGCTCGTTTCAGTATGTTTACGGCGTCGTGGCGCCTTCCCATTCCGAAGCACCTTGTGACCTTCTATCTCGATTCCATGGTGCACGACGATGTCACGCCAATAAGCGCTCCGCATCGTGCCTCGTTTCGTCCGGGGCTCTATCTGGCGCAGCTTCCCTATCTTCCGAAGCTCGACCTCCGCCTCGAAGGCGTCAACACCGATCCTCCGGTCGTTAACAGCGGGAACGGCGAGTTTATGTACTACGAAGTTGTTCAGCGCCAGGGTTACACCAACAAAGGCTTCATCATGGGAGACTCAATCGGCCGCGAAGCCAAAGGAGGCCAGGCATGGCTTACCTGGCACTTCTCCGGCAACGAATGGTTACAACTGCAGTACCTGAACAAGAAAACCGCTAAGGACTTTGTCCCCGGCGGCACTACGCAGAACCAGTTCTCCGTCAACCTCGTCAAGCGCTTTGCCAAAGAAGTGGAACTCAATGCGACCTTGCAGCACGAGATCTGGAAGGCACCCATCTACAAGCAAGGCCAGCAGAACAATACACTCGTCCAGTTTCAGCTCACCTGGTACCCGCGCCTGCGTCAGGGACTGGGCATGCACTAA
- a CDS encoding UDP-glucuronic acid decarboxylase family protein, translating into MGKRRIVVTGAAGFLASHLCDVLLSEGHDVHGIDNLATGKMANLAHLASEPRFSFAEQDICQSFDPGPFDYIFNMASPASPADYMRLGIETLQVGSAGTLNTLELAKKYKAGYLHASTSECYGDPLVHPQVETYWGNVNPIGPRSVYDEAKRFSEAAIAAYQRYHGVNTHMVRIFNTYGPRLQANDGRVISNFMMQALRGEPLTIYGDGSQTRSFCYVSDLIDGIVKLAWSDEHLPTNIGNPVEWTILECAKEVLAITGSKSDISFQPLPQDDPKQRRPDITKARTLLGWEPKVMLHEGLGLSLTYFKSCVEAEKSAASI; encoded by the coding sequence ATGGGCAAACGCCGCATTGTTGTCACCGGAGCTGCAGGATTTCTCGCGTCGCATCTATGCGATGTGCTTCTGAGTGAAGGGCATGACGTGCACGGCATCGACAACCTGGCGACTGGCAAGATGGCCAATCTGGCCCATCTTGCCAGTGAACCGCGGTTTTCTTTTGCCGAGCAGGACATCTGCCAGAGCTTCGATCCCGGCCCGTTCGACTACATCTTCAACATGGCATCACCTGCCAGTCCCGCCGACTATATGCGTCTCGGCATCGAGACGCTGCAAGTCGGTTCTGCCGGTACGCTGAACACACTGGAACTCGCGAAGAAATACAAGGCTGGATATCTTCACGCCTCTACATCGGAGTGCTATGGGGACCCCCTCGTGCATCCACAGGTGGAGACGTATTGGGGCAATGTCAATCCGATTGGCCCTCGCAGCGTGTATGACGAGGCCAAACGCTTCAGCGAGGCTGCCATTGCTGCGTATCAGCGCTATCACGGCGTCAATACGCACATGGTGCGTATCTTCAACACCTACGGTCCTCGTTTGCAGGCAAATGATGGCCGTGTCATCTCCAACTTCATGATGCAGGCGCTTCGTGGTGAACCCCTCACGATTTACGGGGATGGATCCCAGACGCGCAGCTTCTGCTATGTCTCCGACCTGATTGATGGAATCGTCAAGTTGGCGTGGAGCGACGAGCACCTGCCGACGAATATTGGCAATCCGGTGGAGTGGACGATTCTGGAGTGCGCCAAAGAGGTGTTGGCAATCACAGGCTCGAAGAGTGATATCAGCTTCCAGCCTCTTCCTCAGGACGATCCCAAGCAGCGCCGTCCCGACATCACCAAGGCACGAACATTGCTGGGATGGGAACCGAAGGTAATGCTGCATGAAGGGCTTGGACTCTCGTTGACGTATTTCAAAAGCTGTGTCGAGGCAGAGAAGTCCGCAGCTTCGATCTAG
- a CDS encoding UDP-glucose dehydrogenase family protein → MAQNVRIAVVGSGYVGLVAAVCFAEIGHSVVCVDNDERKVKALQGGDTLIHENHLPELLGKYRNGRVTFTTDLGEATKNSDVIFVAVGTPQSETGDADLSYVEAVAAEIARSINGYKVIVEKSTVPVYTNEWIRRVIERNGVDKHLFDVVSNPEFLREGTAVEDFLHPDRIVVGSDSPRAAELLRAIYAPLTEGAYYKQEGHITGICNTEELPPILLTSTKSAEIIKHASNAFLALKISFINAVANICEEADANVEQVAKGMGLDARIGPRFLRPGIGYGGSCFPKDVSAFRSVAEQMGLGFNLLAEVERINEQQKKRFIAKVRSTLWTLRGKKLAVLGLAFKGDTDDIRESPAIDLVQTLLAEGCSVAAFDPAAMGRAKLELPEGPNCKYVCDPYEAANDADALLILTDWAEFGQLDLARLNKSMRYSIIVDGRNMYEPEAMAEAGFHYTSVGRPSAHPAH, encoded by the coding sequence ATGGCGCAAAACGTTCGCATCGCAGTAGTCGGTTCAGGGTATGTGGGGCTGGTGGCGGCGGTCTGTTTCGCTGAGATCGGGCACTCGGTCGTATGTGTCGACAACGACGAGCGCAAGGTGAAGGCATTACAGGGCGGTGACACGCTGATCCACGAAAACCACTTGCCCGAACTGCTGGGCAAGTATCGAAATGGCCGGGTCACCTTTACGACCGACCTGGGCGAAGCCACTAAGAACTCTGATGTCATTTTTGTTGCTGTAGGTACACCGCAAAGCGAGACAGGCGATGCTGATCTGTCCTATGTTGAAGCTGTTGCCGCCGAGATTGCGCGTTCCATCAATGGGTATAAGGTCATTGTCGAGAAGAGCACTGTGCCTGTTTACACCAATGAATGGATTCGCCGCGTCATTGAGCGCAATGGCGTAGATAAGCATCTCTTTGATGTCGTATCAAACCCCGAATTCCTGCGCGAGGGTACCGCGGTTGAGGACTTCCTCCATCCTGACCGCATTGTCGTAGGTTCTGACAGCCCGCGTGCAGCCGAGCTTCTCAGAGCTATTTATGCTCCCCTGACGGAAGGTGCCTATTACAAGCAGGAAGGGCACATCACCGGTATCTGCAATACAGAGGAGCTTCCTCCGATTCTTCTTACCTCTACCAAGAGTGCAGAGATCATCAAGCATGCCTCCAATGCCTTTCTGGCATTGAAGATCAGCTTTATCAATGCCGTGGCCAATATCTGCGAAGAAGCTGACGCAAATGTCGAGCAGGTGGCAAAGGGCATGGGGCTGGACGCACGTATCGGGCCTCGCTTCCTGCGGCCTGGGATCGGATACGGTGGCTCCTGCTTCCCGAAGGATGTTTCGGCGTTCCGTTCGGTGGCTGAGCAGATGGGCCTGGGCTTCAATCTGCTGGCAGAGGTCGAGCGGATCAACGAACAACAGAAGAAGCGTTTTATCGCCAAGGTTCGTTCTACCCTCTGGACGTTGCGCGGTAAGAAACTGGCCGTGCTCGGACTTGCTTTCAAGGGTGACACGGATGACATCCGCGAGAGCCCTGCGATTGATCTGGTCCAGACGTTGTTGGCTGAGGGCTGCTCGGTTGCAGCATTCGATCCAGCTGCCATGGGCCGCGCTAAGCTGGAATTGCCTGAGGGGCCGAACTGCAAGTATGTGTGCGATCCCTATGAAGCGGCAAACGATGCTGATGCGCTATTGATCCTTACAGACTGGGCGGAGTTTGGCCAGCTCGATCTGGCGCGGCTGAATAAATCAATGCGCTATTCCATCATTGTGGACGGCCGCAATATGTACGAGCCTGAAGCGATGGCGGAAGCTGGGTTCCACTACACCAGTGTTGGACGTCCTTCGGCTCATCCGGCTCACTAA
- a CDS encoding GumC family protein, producing MGPQNPQQPLPPTTDYRAAASAPTDASLSEAILVLRKRRWVLLIAIAVGLAYGMYRSVSQPRLYIATGRIEVRSGSSNEYRLTTVGAPDTSNHLTTQSSILTSETLLLTVARELNLNNEPAFLGVRPPVPVTSLDTPMIRQATLSRLKANLTVSIVARTNLITINYRSLDAHLSANIINTLIKDYIQRSYQTRFNSAQHASQWLTGQLDDLKQQVETSQEQLLELQRRLGSVGVSIDPTHSQSEITSLIDSLTKAAGDARINRIIAESRYRALAQADPASMEGLIDATPSIQPAPLNALRSQLATARAHYAELTSQLGPNHPQVKAAKAQMDELATEINTEQGRLLNQAKQTYLAAKATEEQTQAALEAQKADAYKLRDELVEYTLRQREFESGRQLYDSLLQRLRAAGIQAGLESLEIDVVDQALIPAAPTLQSATTIIIVTLLFSLFGGIVIAFLLESLDTGLRTIAEVEGITELPALAIIPRSRRTVSELPAGMSVTQLNMGVLTMPKSQFAEAFRSLRTSILLADTAHPPRTILFTSATPSEGKTTCSTNLSCILAQRETRVLLIDADLRRPSVHHRFGLNGKVGLSTVLSGSTSLEEAVQQVADVPNLDILASGPVPPFPTEMLSSEGMQHLIESAKTKYTHVVIDSPPILSVTDGVILGRQTDAAVLVIRHGKSSKQVVRRARDLLVRSGIRVTGFVLNAVDINSPEYYGYYGYSGYSYANLDSDTWETAATPKKRQGEGE from the coding sequence ATGGGTCCGCAAAATCCTCAGCAACCTCTCCCGCCGACGACGGATTACCGTGCTGCTGCGTCTGCGCCTACGGATGCATCGCTTTCTGAAGCAATCCTCGTCCTGCGCAAACGCCGTTGGGTTCTGCTCATCGCCATTGCAGTGGGCTTAGCGTACGGCATGTACCGGTCGGTCTCCCAACCGCGCTTATATATAGCGACCGGCCGTATTGAGGTGCGTTCAGGCTCCTCGAACGAGTACCGACTCACGACTGTAGGCGCTCCCGACACGAGCAATCACCTCACGACCCAGTCGTCCATCCTGACCAGCGAAACCCTGCTGCTGACGGTTGCTCGCGAGCTGAATCTTAATAACGAACCGGCTTTCCTGGGCGTACGTCCCCCCGTACCTGTGACATCCCTCGATACGCCGATGATCCGCCAGGCCACATTGTCGCGGTTGAAGGCAAATCTCACAGTGTCGATCGTGGCACGTACGAACCTGATCACGATCAACTATCGCAGTCTCGATGCGCATCTGTCGGCTAACATTATCAACACGCTGATCAAAGATTACATCCAGCGCAGCTACCAGACCCGGTTCAACTCAGCACAGCACGCCAGTCAATGGCTGACCGGTCAGCTTGATGATCTCAAACAGCAGGTAGAGACTTCGCAGGAACAGCTTCTCGAGTTACAACGCCGCCTCGGTTCTGTGGGCGTGAGCATCGATCCAACCCATAGCCAAAGCGAGATCACTTCCCTGATCGACAGCCTCACGAAGGCGGCCGGCGATGCCCGCATCAACCGCATCATCGCCGAATCCCGCTATCGCGCGCTGGCCCAGGCGGATCCGGCATCGATGGAAGGCCTCATCGATGCAACCCCCAGCATCCAACCGGCGCCTCTGAATGCTTTGCGTAGTCAGCTGGCTACCGCCCGCGCGCACTATGCCGAACTGACATCGCAGCTTGGTCCGAACCACCCTCAGGTCAAGGCAGCCAAAGCGCAGATGGATGAGCTGGCTACCGAGATCAATACCGAGCAGGGACGTCTACTCAATCAGGCAAAACAAACGTATCTCGCTGCTAAGGCCACTGAAGAGCAGACCCAGGCCGCACTCGAGGCACAGAAGGCCGACGCATATAAACTACGCGACGAGCTGGTGGAATATACGCTGCGCCAGCGTGAGTTCGAATCGGGACGACAGCTTTATGACAGCCTGCTGCAGCGCTTGCGTGCTGCGGGTATTCAGGCGGGTCTCGAATCCCTTGAAATTGACGTCGTCGATCAGGCGCTGATTCCGGCGGCACCTACGCTTCAGTCAGCAACCACCATCATTATCGTGACGCTGCTGTTCAGCCTGTTTGGAGGCATCGTCATTGCCTTCCTGCTTGAGAGCCTCGACACGGGCCTGCGTACGATTGCTGAAGTCGAAGGCATCACGGAACTACCGGCATTGGCCATCATCCCGAGGTCACGCCGCACCGTCAGCGAATTGCCTGCCGGCATGAGTGTGACACAACTCAATATGGGTGTGCTTACCATGCCCAAATCCCAGTTTGCTGAAGCATTCCGTTCGCTTCGGACCTCCATCCTGCTGGCCGATACGGCTCATCCACCCCGGACGATCCTGTTTACCAGTGCGACGCCGTCGGAAGGCAAGACCACCTGCTCTACAAACCTGTCCTGCATTCTGGCTCAACGTGAGACCAGGGTGCTTCTTATCGATGCCGATCTTCGGCGTCCCAGCGTCCATCATCGTTTTGGATTGAATGGCAAGGTTGGTCTCTCTACAGTACTGAGCGGGTCCACCAGCCTCGAAGAAGCGGTGCAACAGGTGGCCGATGTTCCGAACCTTGACATTCTGGCCAGCGGTCCGGTTCCTCCCTTCCCGACCGAGATGCTCAGCTCAGAAGGCATGCAGCATCTCATCGAGAGCGCAAAGACGAAATACACGCATGTCGTCATCGACTCCCCCCCAATTCTTTCCGTTACGGATGGTGTGATCCTTGGTCGCCAGACGGATGCCGCGGTACTTGTCATTCGGCACGGCAAATCCAGCAAACAGGTTGTCCGCCGTGCAAGAGACCTTCTCGTCCGCTCCGGTATCCGTGTGACTGGTTTTGTATTGAACGCGGTCGATATCAACTCGCCTGAATACTATGGCTACTACGGCTACTCGGGTTATTCCTACGCGAACCTTGACTCTGACACGTGGGAGACAGCAGCCACACCCAAGAAGCGTCAGGGGGAAGGAGAGTGA
- a CDS encoding polysaccharide biosynthesis/export family protein — MPFLKVKIGSPVLLAVIMAASVPSIRAQFAGPAPGNDSGVNHPLKITTDPALLFPPDREPTIGGGDLLSVHIYGATEYNPTARVSLDGSIALPLAGVVHIQGLTLTQAEHALAERLVAGGMYVDPQVSIQVMETPNQIITVTGETRGVGSVVPALGRRRLFDVIAAVGGLPPTASHVVTILRPGKDAPLVVDLGNNPANGSMANVPLFAGDTLVIAKTGVIYALGAFRTQSAIPMISNSPLTVLQAITMAGGPNFEGKREDTRIIRTEGTRRIEVKVNMSRVIAGKDPDPVLQPDDILYLPTSGIKAAIRAGGIATLMGIAQLSSYITLSH, encoded by the coding sequence ATGCCGTTTCTCAAGGTTAAGATCGGATCTCCGGTTCTGCTGGCTGTCATCATGGCCGCATCGGTTCCCTCGATTCGTGCACAATTCGCAGGCCCGGCCCCGGGGAATGATAGCGGTGTCAATCATCCGCTGAAGATCACTACGGACCCAGCTCTCCTCTTCCCCCCTGACCGCGAACCAACGATCGGCGGCGGCGACTTGCTATCGGTCCATATCTACGGAGCCACGGAGTACAATCCGACGGCTCGCGTCTCACTCGATGGCTCAATTGCTCTTCCCCTGGCCGGTGTTGTCCATATCCAAGGATTGACCCTAACCCAGGCCGAACACGCCCTCGCCGAACGCCTGGTCGCCGGAGGGATGTATGTTGATCCGCAGGTTTCCATCCAGGTCATGGAGACCCCAAATCAGATCATTACGGTCACTGGCGAGACAAGGGGCGTTGGAAGCGTTGTCCCGGCTTTGGGGCGGCGGCGTCTTTTTGATGTTATTGCAGCGGTCGGAGGGCTTCCTCCTACTGCGAGCCACGTGGTCACCATCCTACGGCCCGGCAAGGACGCCCCTCTGGTTGTCGATCTCGGCAATAACCCGGCTAACGGCTCCATGGCAAATGTGCCTCTCTTTGCGGGTGACACCCTGGTCATCGCAAAAACGGGCGTGATCTATGCTCTTGGAGCATTCCGCACACAAAGCGCGATTCCGATGATCAGCAACTCGCCTCTTACCGTGCTGCAGGCCATCACGATGGCAGGCGGCCCGAACTTTGAGGGGAAGCGCGAGGATACCCGCATTATCCGCACCGAGGGAACACGCCGCATTGAAGTAAAGGTCAATATGTCTCGTGTGATTGCAGGCAAGGACCCAGACCCAGTCCTGCAGCCAGATGACATCCTTTACCTGCCGACAAGCGGAATAAAGGCCGCGATTCGCGCTGGCGGTATCGCCACACTGATGGGTATCGCACAGCTTTCGTCTTACATCACGCTCAGTCACTAA